ATACTGAGATTTTCATGGAAGAGATGGGGTTGCGCGAGTCCGCTTTAGAGCGATTTATTCAGACCTCGTATAGGCTATTAGGGATGCTGACGTTCTTCACAATCAACCCAACGGAGGCGCGCGCCTGGACGCTGCGCGAAGGGCAAACCGCCGTTGACGCAGCAGGACGTATTCATACCGACTTTGCGAATGCTTTCATCCGTTCAGAGACAATCAACTGGAAAGACTTAATAACTTGTGGGAGTTACATAGAAGCGCGCAGCAAAGGCTTACTGAGAGCCGAAGGCAAAACGTATCAAGTCCAAGAGGGGGATGTCCTACTCATTCTGGCGAACCCGTAAATTTCAATTTAACGTGAGTTTGATATTAGAGTTTAGGATAGTTCACCTGTCGATTAACATCTCATCTCGCAAATCTGCGATTGCGCCCATCATCTGGTTGCCCATCTGCTGATACTTTTCGCGCCGCGTTTCAAAATCTTTAGCGATAGGTTCAAGCGGTTGACCAAATATAACAGTGAGTTTCGATCGGCGGAGCCGTTTGCTGTTGCGCGGCAATATCCGTTCCGCGCCCCTATGAAACACCGGTATCGTCGGCACATCGGCTCGGTCCGCGATAAAACATGCGCCATCATGCGCCTTACCTAACGTACCATCAACGCTACGGGTCCCTTCTGGAAACATCAACACAGCGTTGCCGTCTTGCAAAAGTGAGATTGTCTTTCGCAATGCGCCTAAGTCTGCTGCGCCTCTATTGACAGGGTAGGCATTATAAATTGAAATGAGTTTCCCTAAACCCGGGAGGTCGAATGCGTTACTTCGTGCCATGAAATGAATCTCACGACTCGCGGCGGCACCGACAATTACCGGATCAAGGAAACTGACGTGATTTGCCACGAATAACACGCCACCTTCCCTCGGAATATGGTGAAGACCTCGTGCTTCAAGTCGCCCCACGGTTTTACAAAAAATGTTTGTGATCCGATGTCCCCATCGATAGATCGGACGGGAAGTCCAAAATTGATTATTGGTATACCACATAATTTTACTTTGAATCGATTTCGGCGTTACATACCGTCGCTATAATAAAATCAACGACTTCATCGATCGTTTTATCGGTTGTATCAAGGATAATCGCGTCGTCAGCGGCACGGAGCGGACTGTGTGCCCGTGTTTTATCCTTCTCATCGCGATCAGTAATCTCCGCTTCAACTGCTGCCAACGTTATATCTACGTTTTGTCTTTGGAGTTCGG
The sequence above is a segment of the Candidatus Poribacteria bacterium genome. Coding sequences within it:
- a CDS encoding lysophospholipid acyltransferase family protein, which produces MWYTNNQFWTSRPIYRWGHRITNIFCKTVGRLEARGLHHIPREGGVLFVANHVSFLDPVIVGAAASREIHFMARSNAFDLPGLGKLISIYNAYPVNRGAADLGALRKTISLLQDGNAVLMFPEGTRSVDGTLGKAHDGACFIADRADVPTIPVFHRGAERILPRNSKRLRRSKLTVIFGQPLEPIAKDFETRREKYQQMGNQMMGAIADLRDEMLIDR